The Periophthalmus magnuspinnatus isolate fPerMag1 chromosome 17, fPerMag1.2.pri, whole genome shotgun sequence sequence GCTTCCATGTCATATAATGCATATTCtgcatgatgatgatgatgattggGGGCACTAGCCAGTTTAATACTGCTCACCTCAATTGCGCATGCGTCAAATAAAGCTATTGCTTTCGACAACATTGTTAATAttataagtaaaataataaGTAACTGTAGTAGACAGTAATACCAGATAACATGCAACACAAGTTTTCCGTAGGCTATATACTTACTGTGCAAATCCTTGAGATCGATATCCAATTGAACACtccaaaaagtttttttttttttttttttaaattaaaacttcTGAAAGGATATTATTCCATCCATCACTTCGTCCACACTAAGCATCCGTTTGCATACGCGTCCCCCGATAACCTGCTGGATTCCTCAGGTTGCTTGTTGCGCTGTAAgttgcacatgggacaggacctGCAGCTCATTTGCGTTTATATGCCAAAATTGTGCTTAGCAACGAGCAAAGCACCGAGCCACGCCTCCACGTGGTTCATGCGCAATTTTACACACCCGCACAGAAGAGCGCGAGATGCAGCGGGCGGCACCTGACCCTACACGACATGAGACACTCTCCCTGTCCGGACAACTGACTTGTGGTAGTTGCATTTAAATGAGACAGTGTGAATAAGACGTGACAAATAATGTTACTTTTCAGAAAATACAGAGCCTCATCTGTTATTGAAGATGGGCCCATAAGTGCTTTTTAATGTTGACTATACGCAATTAGACCTTCGTGCGTAATTATGTGCCATAGAATTTTTGGCATACtaatatatatctatatttttCATTAGTCTATTTAAACATACAAGGACAACTTGCAATTAACTGCTGTCATTTACCCAAAGTGCTACTGCCTCCCTCTGGCAAGAAAGAGGACTGCGTCAGGTCAGGACCAGATGGAATAAATGGCTacccaaaatgtaaaattaaaataatgcacTGAATATGAAGCacttgaaaagaaaatacaaatgaaaaatgattctTATTGGTAGACTGAATTAACTTCCATGCTATTGTATTCACTTAATGAATTTTTCTTAAATTGGTGAGTTATTTTGTATGTATCTTTAAGAAACCTGATCATATATTGTTTGTATGAACGGGATTTTGCCCATTTGTTTAATCTATTCAGTAATAATTAACTTTCAGTCAGATGACCACTGACCAGACAGTTCCCTGCAAACAAAGTTCCTAGTGAACAAGCTTTTTCCACATTTTGTCAAACGGAGCAAACATATCAGGATGGGGAGCCTGCAGTGTCTCTCTCAGGAGGTCTCTCTCCTCGCATCTATTGCTCGAGATATTTGTCCTTTTCCAAACTACCAAATTACTCCTCATGTTCAGGATTTCCTCTCACTTAATTCCTCCACGTATCTCAACAACAGATATGCCACCGTCCAGTCCTCTCTGAGTGTCAAACAGCTGGAGGACTTCACCCAGAGCCTGAGAAGCACTTTTGGACGAGAGGGGAGAGTTTCTTATGGAGGGGTGGGAGTGGTCGCTCTTTCTTTGGCCATTCTGTTTGACACTGTGGCCCAACAAGTGAAGGGAGAGTACGTGTCCGACCAAGAGCCCATCCCGGGACTGTTCTTGAAAAACTTCAGAGGGTACTACTCACCTTCGGTCTACACCATCAGCAAGTATCTGAGACTGGTGCCACATATAGCCAATAATCCCACCAGGATGAGACAGGAGACTGAGAGGTAAAggagaaatatgtttttgtaatcCAAACAAATAAATCTAGTCTGTCATAGACACACTGTCAAAGGTGCTCAGCCCATAAATATTATGGGttgagcttcctgtttataggcagcattttgagcacttttcacgATCTAAAAGATGTGATAGAGTTAGGATTAGTTTTGAAATTCTATGGGACCTGGCAAACTTTTCATCactttgaaacccatgaatatccTTTCATACAACTAATGTCATGTACAAATACACTATCATTATAATTGATTCCACTACAATGTAAAAATTATTCATTTgaagaaattaataaataaataatgagtaCATATTTGACCCAAAAATGACGGTACTTTGCATTCAATTAACTGTGAATTATTTGTTTCCACTTTTATCCAGGTATTTGAAGCAGCTAACGTTTGATTACCAGCTTTTTGAGAAACAGTGGATGAAGGCAAAACAAGACGATGTCACAGTGGTTAACCAAAAAATCGGGGAATACCTGCACTGGCATTTGTACATACACCTTCAACGCCTGACTAATGCTACATTTGCTGACAAGGCGATTGAATCTGCATTCACGTTCTTTAATAATACTACAAATGACAAACCACCCACTAATATCTCCTATCACAATGTAAACTTGAACCTAAACTGCAATCCTGAAGAAAGCAGCAAAGAGTTTTTGGATGAAATTAAAAAATCAGACGAGCGTactcaaaatgcatttaaaaggtGCAAGCCAGAAGATTTAGCAGATTCAGAAACATTACAACACATTGCAAAAACTGACTGGCTTGCTGTTAATGAATTTATCTTTAATGGCGTGAGGAGAAAAGAGCAACATATTGCTCAAAAAGAGGATTTCGACCTGAAAGTCGGTGCATTGAGAAAATGGGAAACACACTAAAGGTTatgcatattgattgattgattatgcATATTTCAGCTGTGAATTATTACTGAAAGTACCTTTATTGTTCAAAGGTCAAACATTGTAAAGTATGAATGTCAATAAAATcctctataaataaacttgatatTAAAGAAATGGCATAATGCAATAATTTTCTTATTGTCCTATATCAGAGAGTAACGCAGGCTCCAGCctgattattgtgaccaaataCAACCTGAGAAAgacagtttgtttgtgttttttttgtactttagttgtagacagttgtttttttagtcTTTGCCCCTTATTTTTAATTTCCACATACCTGTGATGAGTCACTGTTAAAATATTTGGAACTTGGTTGTGTTGCCTATTAGTGTGAAGGTCCTACTACAATAAATAACCCCCTGACAAACTGACATGTTGCATTCTACGAATAGGTCTAtttccaaaaatattttttgtcctCATGTCTGAAATAGGCTGTAATTAAATTATGCATTGAATGAGTATAAGTTTCCACCCAGTTCCATTCTGACTATTGGATTGCGTGATCTGAGCaggttgtttttcctgtatcagTGACGACCCTGCATGGAGCTATGCCAGCTACCTCTGAAATGCTATAgactttttacaacaatgcaACAGACTTACTACACCAAATATGACAGAAAACGTTCTGCAGGAAACACTTTGATGGAATGGTCCATTTCAACTTAAACAACAACTGAGTTCACCTGCACCTTACATTACTGTTCAATGTACCCCTTTGAAACAAATAAAGTGTCACTGATTGATATACCCACCATACGTCTGTGCCAGCAAGTATGAGTCTGGTGCCACATAGTTTTAATTCGCTCTGACTAATAGTTCGGAGATGCATAAAATACATAACAAGCCATGAGGTCTTTACATTGAACAAAAGTATGCCGATCACAGCTGTGGCCTTCAGGATCTTAAACAAATCAAACACCTGTAAAGAATTTGAGTTAGTTACAGAACCTTGCCCTCTGTACCAATCAATATGAATATGTACTTTGGCAAAGAACTCATTTGATTTCCCAGAAACCGACTGCATAAAACCTGATGTTTACCAaaaatcaatgtatttttgaagcTAAAAC is a genomic window containing:
- the LOC129456986 gene encoding uncharacterized protein LOC129456986 gives rise to the protein MGSLQCLSQEVSLLASIARDICPFPNYQITPHVQDFLSLNSSTYLNNRYATVQSSLSVKQLEDFTQSLRSTFGREGRVSYGGVGVVALSLAILFDTVAQQVKGEYVSDQEPIPGLFLKNFRGYYSPSVYTISKYLRLVPHIANNPTRMRQETERYLKQLTFDYQLFEKQWMKAKQDDVTVVNQKIGEYLHWHLYIHLQRLTNATFADKAIESAFTFFNNTTNDKPPTNISYHNVNLNLNCNPEESSKEFLDEIKKSDERTQNAFKRCKPEDLADSETLQHIAKTDWLAVNEFIFNGVRRKEQHIAQKEDFDLKVGALRKWETH